A segment of the Salminus brasiliensis chromosome 1, fSalBra1.hap2, whole genome shotgun sequence genome:
agagcggagcCATGTTAGCCCTGGCTCATGGGTCAGGGTTATGTTGATGTAAGCCTGACCCACATCAagaggagagcaatactggtgaaatacagcatacATGTATTAGACACTGAGACCATGTTCATAGgacatactttgtacatttacactgggggcctTCAGGAGCCAGATGAACGTCATTAGATGTAGGTTCCCGGGGGCTTTTTAAGACTGCTAAGAAGACCAGTACAGACACTAGATCATCTATACCACTCCACTTCATGTTTGTCCACAGAAAAGGGTGTTCAGTGTGTAAACAGCACACTTGCTTATAACCATGTGATCTCCCTAAGTCcagaaggcagagagagagagagagagagagagagagagagagcgagtgtgtTTCCGACCTACCAAATCCATCAGGATTAGATCGTGGTGTGTAGAAACTTTGGACCCCACATGTCTTGCAAAACGTGtgcttggctgtgtgtgtgttgaaggtGTACGTGGTGATGTTCTCTGACCCCTGGAAGACATGAGTCAGCCAGTAACAAATAACTCACATAACAGTTACTCAGCAACAGTCGCGTGAACACTCCCGAACTCTCGCGCACGTTCTAGAAATGTCCACCTACCGCCGACTGGAAATTCAGATACTTCAGGTTCTGTGTTCACATGCTTTAAATCCGGAGGAACCACTGTGCTTCCTTTCAACTCTTAAAGGCCAAGAAGGAACTACACtgaatgtccaaaagtttatagACACCTGCTCACCCCATATTCCTTCAGAAACCAAGGGAATCAGGATTTTGTTCACTGCATGAACGGCTTCCTCTTCTGCCTACTCCTTtcagaaggctttacactagatgttgaaacattgctgtgagggtttgctTGTATGCAGCtgcaaaagcattagtgaggtcctgtactgatgttggataatcagtACTGGATGTGTCTCCATCACTTTAGATGACTTggttccactgctacacagcccAATAtcgggggcctttatacccctgtaaCCGAGGCTTGGCCCTGGGCATGTTGACTTTAGGTGTCTGggtacttttggacatgcagtgtcttCAGAGGACAGAGCATGCTTCTTTAGCTAACTGACTGCAGGTTGTTGCATCTCTCTATGATGTAGAAAGGGATACACATACCTGGAGCAAGGTGAAGTGGGATTTGGGAACAATGAAGTGCTGGTTTTGCTTCTTAATGCAGATGCTGCAACTGAGCAGAGAAGCATCATCAGTGACTTTCTGAAACATtcaatgtgaaaaatgtgtcttAAGGTAAAAAACAACAGCCGAGGAACACCAAAAGTCTCGCAACGCTTTCAGTGACACCTTTTACATTTAGGATTCTCTCTTCTATGCAGTCCATTATTAAGATGTAAGCTTAATGTGGCCTTAATGAGAACCAGGTGTCTCTGCATTCGGCATAGATCCTGTTTATGAATGGTAATGAACCTGGTCATCCCACGTCGTTGGTTTTTTAGTGCATCAAAGGAGAATCCACTGAACTGAACATTTCTTATACGTGAAAATGTTCACTGCAATTTTctgtacagtggtggtggtggtgggaaccAGGGGTCTACAGGgcaaatatagccatttcatttactatccaaaaccatttaattatattattttatgcaattttgaagcatttctattggttctttCATCATACAGTTTGTGTAAAGTGTAAACTTTCAGATTCAAATAACATAAAAGCTTGTATGGGACAGTGAGGAAATGTAACTTGGTGcaataatgttaaatattaaaaagaataaTCTGCCttttagaagaagaagaaccttttaaaggtttttaacAATCTTCAATTGGTGTAAAGGCTTTTTTTACCAACATAACAGTTCCTCACACTAACacaaaagaaccttttaaaggctcaATAAACCCTAATTTGATGTAAAGGTCCTACACCAACACCCATTTGCACTGACCCCTCCCCTTTtaacaaacacggttctttagggaaccaaaagtagttttTCTAGGGCATCAGTCAAACTGTTTATAGCACTAATCATGGTAAAACACAGTACATGTGCGTCTACATCTTAGGCTAAACTCTTCTCAACCCTACAGTAAAACTATGTTGCGAGGCAGATCAGGCATTTGACCTAATAACTGTATGAGGTGTAGCCTTTACAAGCCACGTGACCTATGAGGAACTCATTAACTCCAAACAACCTGAACTCTCCCATGTTCTGGAACtctccacctactgctgactGGAAATGCAGATAACAGTCTGTGTTCAAGCCTGTTCAGCTCGACTGGAGGGAACTTGAGTCAAAGCCGGAAGCGCCACTGTGTTTCTTTTTCTCTACAAGGCTGTTTTCAGCTCCTGAAAGCCTAGAAGCTTTTTAGAGCCTATtttacaaacaaaacagaacagaaggtTCTTACGGGAACcaaatgtgtataaatgtgtgtgtgtgtgtgtgtgtggtgtgtgtgtgtgtatatatatatatatatatatatatatatatatatatatatatatatatatatatatatatatatatatatgcagccAGTGGCAGTGAATTTATAGCCATTTGCTGTAATAATTCATTTGAGATGTAGCTTCTTTAGGCGTCTGGACCcactcaccaccactgtgaacaattcggACTTGGTTAAGTTTCTCTAAAAACAAAGAATTCCACAGCGAACCTGAATCTGAATgagttttgtccatattttcCATTAAATCATGCAtttgtgtgggggggggggtatttacATGTATTAGTTTACCCCTTACTTGAAATGTGAAGTTACGAACCACACCCTGAGGTGAAACGGGAGGCCGTTAGAGTGGTGGTCCGATAAAGAGGGAGGAGACGGGGTGAAGGTGGGAGCGAAGTTTGTTCAGACAGGGATAGACTGTGAGATGTGGGTAAGGGGTCCTTCTCCCGAAATTAAGTTGAATTCCTAACTTCCACTTAATACCTGGTATTTTATACACAGTAATAACCTGGATTCTGGATATGACTTTTTCTATAACTTCAGTCTTTCAGCGTTCCACATCAGCCCACTCTCAATGACTTTACACCCCAGCAGCTGAATTAATCAGCTTTTTGAAAACACACACGCTCTCCTATGCGTTACATTACCTTTACTGAAGTTAAGTGTTTCAGGATGTCTGACGACCATTTATCTGCAATACACACCATTCGGGAGACGCTTAAATAAGGACAGAGAGCCTGCCCTCTCCCTCCAGCTCTAGTGGGAACGCGTGACTAGCTACACTCCGCGACAAAAGGCCCGTACTTGCAATTGAATACGTGCAGATCCGGCGCGCTCCACACCTCGAAGCGGACGGCACCACAGTGGCAGCCACCTGTGTGTTTCACCAGACCCTCCTGTTTCCTGAGAAAGTGGGAGAAGATCCTGAGGTCACCACAAGGCAAGCAGCTGCACTAACAAGTTGCAACACAAGCAGTCTACAGGGTCTACATGTGTCCTATCAGTCCCAtcattgggacatctgctcactcactgtctcttctgaaatgGGGGATTCAAAACGAAGCAACCTGGCTTTTgggggagtaactgtctctactatgtttctactagattcagggggaacattgctgtgagggtttgactgcattcaatgacaagagcgttagtgaggttggggtgttggatgatcatcacccccacctcatcctcagctccccacctaatcccaaaagtattgagtaatgagctctactgctccacagctcaatgctggggggctttatacccctctagtccccactggcattaggcagcatggtgccaataggttcatgtctgtCTGCTCCACGTAGCCCTATTCagttggcagcacttctctggAGGTACTAGACAAGGTGAATATGTGTGCCTTTGCAAatccatgtcagcaatgggtgcaacttaaaagtagcttatgcattcattagaaggggtgtccacaaatatttggacacatagtgaaCATCTTTGTATTAAGTGTCTGTGGCTCATTTCTGGCAGTGTCGGATCTCAAAAGTACCTTAAATTCTCCTACGCTttgaataagagcgtctgccaaaTGCCATAGATGTGTCCAACGCTTAAGTTAAAGGATCCAAAAACATGGTCCTATTCAAAAACCTTTTGGCACCCCTGGTCCAGTTACTTGTGTTGTCTAagtctacagagacacacttctgcacatccgctgcattctggataagttgcagagGCCTGATGGTGGTgcacaaagggagaccagccaggagggaggcacctgggcggcctctctagagaggaagggtcgaattctccggatgttgtacaggaggaatccgCATGGCCGAGTCAGATTTGCAACGTTagttgagaacgataactggtCACCCATGACCacaccaaggctttgtgcttctgTAGACGGactgaccagtgagttctcaaggGAGATGGCAAGATTTTACATAGATATCATATATAACAGCAAAGTCAGACTTCATCTCACACACTGTCAGACCAAAGAAACGGACGAAATGTAAATCTGCAATGTTTAGATTCATCCATTACTTGCTGCAATTACACACTCTCACCAGAGAGGTCACTAAATCCCCAAATCCCCCAAACTTACAGACTATTGCTTTAATTTATAACATAttgcacaaatatatatatatatatatatatatatatatatatatatatatatgataaaataCAGGGAACTGTATCTAAAATGTCCTGTagtttgtttcctgtagaggatttattcacttattattattacagggGTGCAGAAACTTTTGCAGAACCTTTACAGGTAAAAGTAAGACTGGCTTATGATGCTGAACCCTGCTACGAACCTGACTGGTAGTGTTTTAATGATTATTTAATCTACCTGCACCCCTGATCACTTTCAGTACACTTAACTATCACTGCTGGTTCAGGCTAGTGTAAGAACTGTCACGCGCCCTACCTTCGCTCTTCCCCAGCGCCCGCCATTGCCTATGACTGCTATCGCTGTCCTACATACAGACTCAGCCTGGGGCTGCTATCAGGAGGGCAGGTTACACAGAGAAGGCCTGGCAGCTGGAAACATCTACAGACTGTTGATGATTATCGCGGACCGTTGCGAAAGAGCTAACGCAGGAAAAGCTGAGTCACGTGGACCCGTGAGCGACTCCTGAACGAGTCATTTCAATACATCAGACGAACCGATTCAACTGAATCGAAGCTTCGGTAACAGCGAGTTTCACAATCATGATCAAATGACCTGTATGAATGATCTTCTGAATGAAAACACAGCACTTCATTAGGTCTGCTTTTTAATAATGATCATTTTTATAACGTtgaataattaatcattttaatgattGTTCTTATTGCAAGgtttatatgcatatatatttatttggttattattcatatatttttttattaacaataatgtTGTATATTACAAAAATACCTAAagattttaaatgaattcaAATGGTGCCCTAAAATGTTGCAGAATGTGGGTGCCCACATTTTTTGCACACGACTGTAAGCTGAAAGTTATGTAAATACAGAAAAGTATATATAAATCTAATATGCATAATGtgaaaataacataaaattgttttatttaaatgtttattttatttaactgtTTGGACTTTCCTGTATATGCGTAATCATTGTTTTTTCCCATCTATAGTTTAGTATCTTGTATGTGGTTAAGAGTGCATTGAacgtttttatttatatgtgtgtgtgtgtgtgtatgtatatatatatatatatatatatatatatatatatatatatatatatatacacatataatttAAATTACTGCTCATGAGTTTCCATGTCATGTCCATACTTCGTATATACAGGAAAGTCAACGGTGAAATAGAGAAAAAAATTTTCCCACTGTTGACTTTCCTGTATATACGAAGTATGGACATGACATGGAAACTCATGAGCAGTGATTTTAATAGTATCATTTCTGGTGAATTCTGGACTCTAATATTAAATAGCAGGTCATGTCCCTAGATCTCTTTTGAGACCCAACCTATATTATAAATAAGGCCAGCCAAACAACATTACCCATCATTAGAAAAGTTTGCCAGTGTTTTTGGCCTTCAAATGTTCAGAATCAGGCTTGCTAAGAAACTTAAGTCTGACAACTTCAGTGGAACGAAAATGAATCCTTGAATCGGTTCGTCAAACTGAATCGATGGCTCCACTCTGAGCTCAGGCCTTGCCTGAAGAAAACAAGCCTTGACAGATCAGCAGTCCTTTCCACAAAATTGTTAATATGCTGCTGGTAAGGAAGCTTAGGGGAAGCTGACCTACTTCAACAGCTCTCTGAATTTTCCGTTAAGAGGAACCTGTAGGTGTTTTTGCTTGGAAGATACAAGGCAGTTTCATAGAATTTGACATTTAGTTAAAGAAGGGACGGTCTTTCAGGATTAGTCAGAAGTCAAAAAAttcctcattaaaaaaaatagtttacaTAACATATAGGCCTGTTTCTTAATCAGGTCACTGAATACTGGTGAAAGGTCACCCTTACTGACTTAGCAAAAACCTCATTATGCTGCATTTCTCTGAGACCTGTTCGTAGACTGTAGTCAGCACAAGCCCttaatttaatgtttacatGTTCTGTTTTTAGAGACGAGTATTACATTACAGGAAGATGTTGACCACCAGGCTGCCCAGTGGttcctggaacacacacacacacacacacacacacacatataatcaTACATGCAATCACACATGGCGTAAACACCCAGTTCAAGGTACAGGACGTCTGACACTGAACAAACACTCAGCTGATCTCAGCTTTATTAAGAAGGAGCGCAACGCGGCAGATTTTGTAATACAAGTCATATGTGGTGGATCTAAAGGGATAAGGCCTCAACTACAATGCTGACTGTAGCATGACGAAGCAAATGCTCAGCTATTGAGATGGAGAGAGTTTTATCCACAAGCAAATAAGATACAAAGGCTCCAATATTAATTATAGTGTATGATAGTGTGTGGCTATGTTTGACACAGTGAGCTAATTAGCTGGCCATCCATGTGACCAAACCCTGCCAAACATTTTTAAGAAGTATACATTTAATCATaacttattatatatttataatatgtatttatttatttatttataatatatataatataatatatttttaagtaTACATAGTGAGAAGtacacatttaataataatttattagatagttataatatgtatttatttataatatatttattattatatatttttaagtatACATAGTGAGAAGtacacatttaataataatttattagatagttataatatgtatttatttataatatatttattattatatatttttaagtatACATTTGAGAAGtacacatttaataataatttattagatagttataatatgtatttatttatttataatatatttattattataaattattttaattatatatttgtgAATTATTATTTGTGATTCATGGTGTAAagcctttttgttgttgtagttgtcATTAGTTTGCACAATCCATCCTGAAACTATTCAAATTAAATTCTATGGTTTAATCAGTATATTTTCACTATAATTACTAGGCaggttctgctgctgatgttcaCACATATGTTCACAGGAATCCTCGTCCCTTATaaacagagtaaacacagagtgTATAACAAGACTTCACTTGAGCTAATAGAGTAATAGAGCGACATAGTGAGGCCTGTTAAAAACAGTACTGGACAGGCAGTAGTAGAAACATTTGGTTAGTAGGACATTACGTGAACTTTCTGAACATTACAGTtttctgtccgcacttgtttgtttgtttgtgttgcacttgtgttctgtatgcactgtctatgttgcaccatggtcctggaggaacgttgtttcgtttcactgtgtactctgtatgtagttgaaatgacaataaacccacttgacttgacttgacttggttcATAATATATCTTAATAATATGTCCTAttccatttgtttgtttattaaattttatatttaactattgtttatttatatttttcatttatccTCGCAATTGAGTACAGGCTTTTTACTTTGTaggtatatttttaaaaaattaattaataatagttcatcatttaaactttttaatgttttcatcagtgtaaattcagaaaatattcaATTCTGTGTTTATATAAATGCTGCAAAGTGTTTTGTGATACATCTATTAAATATGatttgtcatatttgtgtattaatgtgtccattttatcagtgtttttattgtattgtgttttatttaattgtatttttagttttgggaAAGTGAAATCAGATTTCTTTAAACGTATAGTGTTTGTCTAACTGTGAATGCTGTGGAAGAAAGGTTtcattatttaaacattattactTCACACATTTTCAGAAAGTTCCTCGACCATTATTTCTGTAACacattgtaatgtaatgttctCTGCAAGCTGGGATGTCCTAAAAAGAGTAAATAAGGCTTTTTAAACCTCATGTTAATTTTCAGGCCCATTGCTTCCTAGTACTTCTTTATGTTCATGGGCTTCTTCACATACGTGAGCTCACACTTCAGATAAAAACCTAACAACAAATAGGCTCAACTGTATATGTCACACCCTCCCGGTCTTACAGTTCTGAGCGCTGGGTCTCCTGGGGTCAGACTCAAACCCATCTTCTACCCATATCAAGCCATATCTGTGACCCTAAAAATAGGCAGATGACCAGACCTAACTTTATCGTCTTCTGTAATTCAGTTCCCAGCTCCTGCTCGGCTCTGTGAACCACGGCCCGGACTAAAGGAGCATGTTTGAACGAGCTATAAAGGGTAGAAAAGCTGTTCGTAGACCAGATCTCTGTATTTATGCCATTTTTGTAACAACAGCTCATACTAGATTGTACTCCTACAGTGATATAGCGAACACTTCCCCCACCTGTCCGAGCCAGAGTGGTTCGACCAGGTGTTCAGGACGGCAGGTCTGGCAGCTGTTGACTGAGGAAGGGAACAGCAGTGTGAACCCTCGGCTACAGTAATCCAATCAGTGGAAGACAATACACTCAGTCCAGCCTCAAGACAATCAAATGTCTTACATTGGAAGACCAGGACTTCTCTTATAGGCAATGAATAATTAATCTGTGGTAACCAAACCAGAAAGCAGCAACGCATGAGGAAACCCTAGAGCGGGTTCGGGCAGTTTGCTGCTGTTGGATGGGTGCAATGGAGATGTCCATGGAGGTCTCCAGAGCCCTGTAAACGTTAGAAAGGTTTAGAAAGGCCTTGGTTTGCTAAGAAAAAGACGGTAAGCCACGGCCTGCAAAGGTCAGGCCTTGTTTCCAGCAACAGTTCACTGCAGGAAGAGGAAATGGACATTTTAGCAGCAACCCAATGTCCATGTCCTTGCTTGGGTTAGGTGAATTACTGTAGAACTGTGTCCTACTATTTCCTAAAGCTTTACTCTAAAGCCAGACAAGCCCCACTGTGTCTTCAGTGCTACCCTGTGCAACCACAGGGCAGCCTACCCTGGAGCTGTGACCTACATTACCACGGCGGACAGCTtggaaggggggagggggtcgACACGACTTCAAGACATTGGCCTCGTCCTATTTCGAGAACTAAAATAGGACTATTATctatatataacataaaatatGAGATGCTTGAATTTGCTCACATTTTATACGACATTAACCTTAGACGCTTATTTGAATGGCAACGGGGACATTTCACTAACGTcacataaacatataaacatttgTCGAGGGGTGTTAAAAGACAATATCACTAAAAAAAATAACgtataaaaattattattaaaactaaTCGCTAATGTTATTTCTTTGTTCCCCTCGGCATCGATACCGGGCGGCTGCCTGAGCGCTGTTGCTCCCGCCCCTTTCCACATTCCACCAATGACCGCGCAGAAAAACAACCCAGCTGTCCAATCACCGCCCGAGATGTGTCCCAGATAGGTCCGGTCAATCTCGCATGTTCTAGAGACTTCTGTTTTTGTAATGCTAGTGTTACTCCGCGCTGTTAGAACCCAAATGTTAACGGGTCTATTAAACGCATTTTCATGATCTACGTCGCTTTAAAACGTTTAATCGCATTTGAATCCGAATTTAATCCGAATCCCGAAGTCTATTTTCATGAAAGCAAATAGGGACTAGTTTAAAGGGCGGAGGGGTATTGCTGCGTTTGAAGGCTGTGATACGTCCCGCTGCGGGGATTCTATAAATACTGCCGCGGCTCCGTTTTGCCGCAGTACAGTTTCAGGAGAGAGCAGCTGGAGCACTTACTGAAGGTTTCCTCTTCAACAATTTGACGAGTAAGTCTTGTTTTTCCTCACATATATGTCTTTTATCTTCACTCGTGTGAAAGTACGTCGTGTTTTGTTACTCTAGATATGTTTTTTTCGTATTTTTAACGATGTAGAAGTCGAGTAGTTCGTGGTGTTGCCGTTAGCACGGTGGCTAACGTTTAAACTGACGTGAAGTATAACCGTACAGAAATTAACgtttggtttatttattattaacgTTGGTAATTCTGCTTTTTTAGAGGGTTAAACTTAACATTTCGTGATTATCTGGATGGGTGGTTCTCCTTTTGTTGGCcgctctttattttttttgctgaatCATTTTGGCTCCTCGAACAAAGAACCCGGATGTTCAGAAATGGCGTCTGAGAGGACGAGAAGGAGGACCTCCATAAATGCTTACCATGTACATTAAGACTGACTTTTTAAAACTAACAATTTTAATGGGTTTCTGTGCCTTTTTCTGACGTTTTATATATGTAACCTT
Coding sequences within it:
- the cenpv gene encoding centromere protein V isoform X1; the encoded protein is MAGAGEERRKQEGLVKHTGGCHCGAVRFEVWSAPDLHVFNCNCSICIKKQNQHFIVPKSHFTLLQGSENITTYTFNTHTAKHTFCKTCGVQSFYTPRSNPDGFGVAPHCLDPGTIKSMTIENFCGENWEESMQKHETIRSMSKPTPGTN
- the cenpv gene encoding centromere protein V isoform X2, yielding MAGAGEERRKQEGLVKHTGGCHCGAVRFEVWSAPDLHVFNCNICIKKQNQHFIVPKSHFTLLQGSENITTYTFNTHTAKHTFCKTCGVQSFYTPRSNPDGFGVAPHCLDPGTIKSMTIENFCGENWEESMQKHETIRSMSKPTPGTN